The following are encoded together in the Betaproteobacteria bacterium genome:
- a CDS encoding alpha/beta hydrolase has product MMKRNVEFNSKGSKIRGVLATPETGKGPFPIAVMGGGWCYVKEIVLPHYAQAILNAGVAVLMFDYRGLGESEGEVRQHIDPWGQVEDYKNAISFVAKQPEIDSQRVGIWGISYAGGHVIIVGATDPRVKCIVSTVPVVEGWETMKRCHGERKFAKLLDLVMEDRVRRSDGQPSSMMPMSHLDPDNNLSSWPFPHVYEIFQRIKETEAPRHEHRNTIESMELLLQYNVFPYAKMILNTPTLVAVAEQDNITQWDLEIQMYNAITAGNKELVVLEKVNHMSLYSTRNHLEMASAHHGRFLKKHLIDKFA; this is encoded by the coding sequence ATCATGAAGAGGAACGTCGAATTCAACAGCAAGGGATCCAAGATCCGCGGCGTGTTGGCGACACCCGAGACAGGCAAGGGGCCCTTTCCAATCGCCGTCATGGGAGGCGGCTGGTGTTACGTCAAGGAGATCGTATTGCCGCATTATGCGCAGGCGATCTTGAACGCCGGGGTGGCGGTGTTGATGTTCGACTACCGCGGCTTGGGCGAGAGTGAAGGGGAAGTGCGCCAGCACATCGATCCATGGGGCCAAGTAGAAGATTACAAGAACGCCATCAGCTTCGTCGCGAAGCAGCCCGAGATCGACAGCCAGCGCGTCGGCATCTGGGGCATTTCCTACGCCGGCGGTCACGTCATCATCGTGGGCGCCACGGATCCGCGCGTGAAGTGCATCGTGTCCACGGTGCCCGTGGTGGAAGGCTGGGAAACCATGAAGCGCTGCCATGGCGAGCGCAAATTCGCCAAGCTGCTCGATCTCGTGATGGAAGACCGCGTGCGCCGCTCCGACGGCCAGCCCAGTTCCATGATGCCCATGTCGCATCTGGATCCCGACAACAATTTGTCGAGTTGGCCCTTCCCCCACGTATACGAAATCTTTCAGCGCATCAAGGAAACCGAAGCACCACGCCACGAGCACCGCAACACCATCGAGTCCATGGAGTTGCTGCTCCAGTACAACGTCTTCCCCTACGCCAAGATGATTCTCAATACACCTACCCTGGTGGCGGTGGCGGAGCAAGACAACATTACACAGTGGGATCTGGAAATCCAGATGTACAACGCCATCACCGCCGGCAACAAGGAATTGGTCGTGCTGGAAAAGGTGAATCACATGAGCCTGTACTCCACGCGCAATCACTTGGAGATGGCTTCCGCCCATCACGGGCGGTTCTTGAAGAAGCATTTGATCGATAAATTCGCGTGA